One genomic region from Anabaena sp. PCC 7108 encodes:
- the hisD gene encoding histidinol dehydrogenase encodes MLRIITQQADVSSELQRICERLRRAEGDRTHDEQLLYKEATVREVLQAVKRQGDKAVLHYTAEFDNQTLKPEELRVTGSELDAAYQQVSKDLLQAIRLASSQIEAFHRQRVPKSWVHFGDDEVVLGKRYTPVDKAGLYVPGGRACYPSTVLMNAIPAKVAGVPRVVMVTPPGAGKAINPAVLVAAQEAGIQEIYRVGGAQAIAALAYGTETIPKVNVITGPGNIYVTLAKKLVYGTVGIDSLAGPSEVLIIADETANPAHVAADLLAQAEHDPMAAAILLTTDAGLAKNVQLAVDRQLVDHPRRIDTEKAIAHYGLIVVVESLEAAAELSNEFAPEHLELEVKDPWSLVSQIRHAGAIFLGYSTPEAVGDYLAGPNHTLPTSGAARYASALGVETFLKHSSIIQYSPTALQNVAGAIDVLANAEGLPSHADSVRRRVEE; translated from the coding sequence ATGCTGCGAATTATTACTCAGCAGGCAGACGTTAGCTCAGAACTTCAACGTATCTGTGAACGTCTCCGACGCGCCGAAGGCGATCGCACCCACGATGAACAATTGCTTTACAAAGAAGCAACGGTGCGGGAAGTGTTGCAAGCAGTGAAACGCCAAGGCGACAAAGCTGTATTGCATTATACTGCCGAATTTGACAATCAAACCCTGAAGCCCGAAGAATTAAGGGTGACAGGTTCAGAACTGGATGCAGCCTACCAGCAGGTATCGAAGGATTTGCTCCAGGCAATTCGACTGGCCAGCAGTCAAATTGAAGCATTTCACCGACAGCGAGTACCAAAAAGCTGGGTACACTTTGGCGATGATGAAGTAGTACTCGGTAAACGCTATACCCCCGTAGATAAGGCGGGTTTATACGTACCTGGTGGTCGCGCCTGCTACCCCAGTACAGTGCTAATGAATGCGATTCCAGCGAAAGTAGCTGGTGTACCACGTGTGGTAATGGTAACACCACCTGGTGCAGGTAAAGCGATTAATCCAGCCGTCTTGGTAGCTGCCCAAGAAGCAGGGATACAAGAAATTTATCGTGTTGGAGGCGCTCAAGCGATCGCGGCTCTGGCCTATGGAACAGAAACGATTCCCAAAGTCAATGTAATTACTGGGCCTGGTAACATCTATGTCACCTTAGCCAAGAAATTAGTCTATGGAACAGTGGGTATTGATTCATTAGCAGGTCCGAGCGAAGTACTGATTATTGCCGATGAAACAGCTAATCCGGCACACGTGGCGGCGGATTTATTGGCACAAGCTGAACATGATCCAATGGCAGCGGCAATCTTGTTGACAACAGATGCTGGTTTGGCGAAAAACGTCCAATTAGCCGTAGATAGACAATTAGTAGATCACCCTCGACGGATAGACACAGAAAAAGCGATCGCTCACTATGGCTTAATTGTTGTAGTTGAATCCCTAGAAGCAGCTGCAGAACTCTCAAATGAATTTGCTCCTGAACACCTAGAATTAGAAGTTAAAGATCCTTGGTCTTTAGTTTCTCAGATTCGCCACGCTGGGGCTATCTTTCTGGGCTACTCAACACCAGAAGCAGTAGGTGACTATTTAGCAGGCCCTAACCACACCTTACCGACCTCCGGTGCTGCCCGTTACGCTTCTGCTTTGGGCGTGGAAACTTTCCTTAAGCACTCCAGTATAATACAATACTCACCAACTGCATTACAAAACGTTGCTGGTGCAATTGACGTACTAGCTAATGCTGAAGGATTACCTTCTCATGCTGATTCAGTGAGACGAAGAGTTGAAGAGTAA
- a CDS encoding TatD family hydrolase: MQLIDTHVHLNFDLFQPDLATVRSRWQEAGVVHLVHSCVHPEEFASIQAIAHQFPELSFAVGLHPLDTAKWHQETADKIKFLANSDAKVVAIGEMGLDFYKADNYEAQIIVFEAQLAIASELNLPVIIHCRDAAVAMKEVLQKWRNSQGEKVRGVMHCWGGTPEETQWFLDLGFYISFSGTVTFNKAKSIQASAAMVNSDRLLIETDCPFLAPVPKRGQKRNEPAYVRYVAEQLANLRGETVETIAHQTTENACQLFGLSL, translated from the coding sequence ATGCAACTGATAGACACCCACGTACATCTCAACTTTGACCTTTTTCAGCCAGATTTAGCAACTGTGCGATCGCGTTGGCAAGAAGCAGGAGTAGTACATTTAGTTCATTCCTGTGTTCACCCTGAAGAGTTTGCCAGTATTCAAGCCATAGCACATCAGTTTCCTGAACTCAGTTTTGCTGTAGGCTTACATCCTCTAGATACTGCCAAATGGCATCAAGAAACAGCAGATAAAATCAAATTTCTCGCTAATTCTGATGCCAAGGTGGTAGCGATTGGGGAAATGGGACTGGATTTTTACAAAGCAGATAACTATGAAGCACAAATCATAGTATTTGAAGCGCAACTAGCGATCGCATCCGAACTAAATTTACCAGTGATCATCCATTGTCGTGACGCAGCAGTAGCTATGAAAGAAGTTCTGCAAAAATGGCGGAATAGTCAAGGAGAAAAGGTGCGGGGTGTAATGCATTGTTGGGGTGGAACTCCAGAAGAAACTCAATGGTTCCTCGATTTAGGCTTCTACATCAGCTTCAGTGGGACAGTCACTTTCAATAAAGCTAAATCCATACAAGCATCCGCTGCTATGGTAAATAGCGATCGCCTATTAATTGAAACTGATTGCCCTTTTCTGGCTCCTGTACCCAAACGAGGACAAAAACGTAATGAACCTGCTTATGTCCGTTATGTAGCAGAGCAATTAGCTAACTTACGGGGGGAAACTGTAGAGACAATTGCACATCAAACCACCGAAAATGCTTGCCAACTATTTGGTCTGTCCTTATAG
- the rpoB gene encoding DNA-directed RNA polymerase subunit beta, with translation MTNETYMEPAFLLPDLIEIQRSSFRWFLEEGLIEELNSFSPITDYTGKLELHFLGNNYKLKEPKYSVEESKRRDSTYAVQMYVPTRLLNKETGDIKEQEVFIGDLPLMTDRGTFIINGAERVIVNQIVRSPGVYYKSEIDKNGRRTYSASLIPNRGAWLKFETDRNDLVWVRIDKTRKLSAQVLLKALGLSDNEIFDALRHPEYFQKTIEKEGQFSEEEALMELYRKLRPGEPPTVLGGQQLLDSRFFDPKRYDLGRVGRYKLNKKLRLSVPDTMRVLTPGDILAAVDYLINLEYDIGNIDDIDHLGNRRVRSVGELLQNQVRVGLNRLERIIRERMTVSDAEVLTPASLVNPKPLVAAIKEFFGSSQLSQFMDQTNPLAELTHKRRLSALGPGGLTRERAGFAVRDIHPSHYGRICPIETPEGPNAGLIGSLATHARVNLYGFLETPFRPVENGRVRFDVQPVYMTADEEDDLRTATGDIPLDENGYIKGPQVPVRYRQDWATTTPEQVDYVAVSPVQIVSVATSMIPFLEHDDANRALMGSNMQRQAVPLLKPERPLVGTGLEAQGARDSGMVIVSRTDGDVTYVDAAEIRVRVREPLTETNTQHPPKEVRYVLSKYQRSNQDTCLNQKPLVRTGEKVVAGQVLADGSSTEGGELALGQNIVVAYMPWEGYNYEDAILISERLVQDDVYTSIHIEKYEIEARQTKLGPEEITREIPNVGEDALRQLDEQGIIRIGAWVEAGDILVGKVTPKGESDQPPEEKLLRAIFGEKARDVRDNSLRVPNGEKGRVVDVRLFTREQGDELPPGANMVVRVYVAQKRKIQVGDKMAGRHGNKGIISRILPAEDMPYLPDGSPVDIVLNPLGVPSRMNVGQVFECLLGWAGHNLGVRFKITPFDEMYGEESSRRIIHGKLQEARDETSKDWVYNPDNPGKIMVYDGRTGEPFDRAITVGVAYMLKLVHLVDDKIHARSTGPYSLVTQQPLGGKAQQGGQRFGEMEVWALEAFGAAYTLQELLTVKSDDMQGRNEALNAIVKGKAIPRPGTPESFKVLMRELQSLGLDIAVHKVETQADGSSLDVEVDLMADQATRRTPPRPTYESLSRESLEEEE, from the coding sequence ATGACTAACGAAACATATATGGAACCAGCCTTTCTGTTACCGGACTTGATTGAAATCCAGCGTTCAAGCTTTCGTTGGTTTTTAGAAGAAGGGTTAATAGAAGAGCTAAACTCCTTTAGTCCAATTACAGACTACACTGGCAAACTAGAACTGCACTTTTTAGGAAACAACTACAAACTCAAAGAGCCAAAATACAGCGTCGAAGAATCCAAACGCCGAGATAGCACCTACGCAGTGCAGATGTATGTCCCCACACGCTTACTGAACAAAGAAACCGGGGATATCAAAGAACAAGAAGTATTCATCGGCGATTTGCCCTTGATGACTGATCGCGGTACGTTTATTATCAATGGTGCAGAGCGAGTCATCGTCAACCAAATAGTGCGGAGTCCTGGAGTTTACTACAAATCAGAAATTGATAAAAACGGACGAAGAACATATTCAGCCAGCTTAATTCCTAACCGGGGTGCATGGCTGAAATTTGAAACAGACCGTAATGACTTGGTGTGGGTACGCATCGACAAAACCCGCAAACTATCGGCACAAGTACTGCTCAAAGCTTTAGGTTTATCAGATAACGAGATATTTGATGCCCTACGTCACCCAGAATATTTCCAAAAAACCATCGAAAAAGAAGGGCAGTTCTCTGAAGAAGAAGCCCTGATGGAATTGTATCGCAAACTGCGTCCAGGGGAACCACCCACAGTCTTAGGTGGGCAACAACTCCTAGATTCTCGCTTCTTTGACCCCAAACGCTATGACCTAGGACGAGTTGGTCGGTACAAACTCAACAAAAAATTGCGGCTATCAGTCCCCGACACCATGCGCGTGTTGACACCGGGGGATATCTTAGCAGCAGTTGATTATCTCATCAACCTAGAATATGACATCGGCAACATAGACGACATTGACCACCTGGGAAATCGCCGAGTTAGAAGCGTCGGTGAACTACTGCAAAACCAAGTCAGAGTAGGTTTAAACCGCCTAGAGCGCATTATTCGAGAACGGATGACCGTATCAGATGCCGAAGTCCTCACCCCTGCCTCTCTAGTTAACCCCAAGCCCCTAGTAGCAGCCATCAAAGAGTTCTTTGGTTCTAGCCAATTGAGCCAGTTTATGGATCAGACCAATCCCCTGGCGGAACTGACCCACAAACGCCGACTCAGCGCCCTAGGCCCAGGAGGATTAACGAGAGAAAGAGCCGGCTTTGCAGTCCGAGATATTCACCCTAGCCACTACGGACGCATCTGCCCCATTGAAACTCCAGAAGGCCCCAACGCCGGACTGATCGGTTCCCTGGCTACCCATGCTCGTGTTAATCTATACGGCTTTTTAGAAACACCCTTCAGACCAGTGGAAAACGGTCGGGTGCGGTTTGATGTCCAGCCGGTATACATGACCGCCGACGAAGAAGACGACCTAAGAACAGCCACAGGCGACATTCCCCTAGACGAAAACGGCTACATCAAGGGTCCCCAAGTTCCAGTTCGCTATCGCCAAGATTGGGCAACTACCACACCTGAACAGGTAGACTATGTAGCAGTTTCCCCAGTCCAGATAGTCTCCGTCGCCACCAGCATGATTCCCTTTTTGGAACATGACGACGCAAACCGAGCGCTGATGGGTTCCAATATGCAACGTCAGGCAGTCCCCCTGCTTAAACCAGAACGTCCTCTGGTTGGGACTGGTTTAGAAGCCCAGGGCGCGAGAGATTCGGGGATGGTAATAGTTTCCCGTACTGATGGTGATGTCACCTATGTAGATGCAGCCGAGATTCGGGTCAGAGTCAGAGAACCCTTAACAGAAACAAACACCCAACACCCCCCCAAAGAAGTTAGATATGTTCTTTCCAAATACCAACGTTCTAACCAAGATACCTGTCTGAACCAAAAACCATTGGTGAGAACTGGTGAAAAAGTCGTAGCCGGTCAGGTTTTGGCGGATGGTTCTTCCACAGAAGGGGGAGAACTGGCATTAGGTCAAAATATTGTCGTCGCTTATATGCCCTGGGAAGGTTATAACTACGAAGATGCAATTTTGATTTCCGAGCGTTTGGTGCAAGATGATGTCTACACTTCCATTCATATCGAAAAATATGAAATCGAAGCTAGACAAACCAAACTCGGTCCAGAGGAAATCACTAGAGAAATTCCCAACGTCGGTGAAGATGCTCTCAGACAATTAGATGAACAAGGCATAATTCGCATTGGTGCATGGGTAGAAGCTGGGGATATTCTTGTGGGAAAAGTCACTCCCAAAGGTGAATCTGACCAACCTCCAGAAGAAAAACTCCTCCGAGCTATCTTTGGGGAAAAAGCCCGTGATGTCCGTGACAACTCCCTGCGGGTTCCCAATGGTGAAAAAGGTCGGGTCGTAGATGTGCGTTTGTTCACCAGAGAACAAGGTGACGAACTGCCACCGGGAGCAAATATGGTAGTGCGGGTCTATGTTGCCCAAAAACGCAAAATCCAAGTCGGCGACAAAATGGCAGGAAGACATGGTAACAAAGGGATTATTTCCCGGATTCTCCCTGCCGAAGATATGCCCTACCTACCCGACGGTTCCCCTGTGGATATAGTTCTCAACCCCTTGGGTGTACCCAGTCGGATGAATGTTGGTCAGGTGTTTGAATGTTTATTAGGTTGGGCAGGCCATAATCTAGGAGTCAGATTTAAGATTACTCCCTTTGATGAAATGTATGGGGAAGAGTCTTCCCGCCGGATTATTCATGGCAAACTCCAAGAAGCCAGAGACGAAACCTCGAAAGACTGGGTTTATAACCCCGATAATCCGGGGAAAATAATGGTTTACGATGGTCGGACTGGGGAACCCTTTGACCGTGCCATTACCGTGGGTGTCGCTTATATGCTGAAGCTGGTGCATTTAGTAGATGACAAAATCCATGCCCGTTCTACTGGTCCTTATTCTTTGGTGACTCAGCAACCTTTGGGGGGCAAGGCTCAACAAGGTGGTCAAAGGTTTGGAGAAATGGAGGTATGGGCGCTGGAGGCTTTTGGCGCTGCTTACACTTTGCAGGAGTTGTTAACTGTTAAGTCTGATGATATGCAAGGGCGCAATGAAGCCCTCAACGCCATTGTCAAGGGCAAAGCTATTCCTCGTCCGGGAACTCCAGAATCTTTCAAAGTATTGATGCGCGAGTTGCAATCCCTAGGCTTAGATATTGCCGTCCATAAAGTCGAAACCCAAGCGGACGGTAGTTCCCTAGATGTAGAAGTTGACCTAATGGCAGACCAAGCCACCCGGCGTACCCCACCGAGACCCACCTATGAGTCACTTTCTCGTGAGTCATTGGAAGAGGAAGAGTAA
- a CDS encoding Uma2 family endonuclease, whose amino-acid sequence MVTTATPAETRALLENITWQTFKTMLAEMGSNRTNRITYDHGIIEIMTPQKPHENSNRLIEVFVGVLCEELGLEVNRVGSLTLTRDDLEYGAEPDSSYYIQNELLVREKENIDLAFDPPPDLVLEVEYSRPKIDKLKLYAAMGIPEFWRFNGTTLRIYTLTNKQYSETQISPTFAPISIKEIPRFIEESKKIGQIAATRVFRSWVRLPLNE is encoded by the coding sequence ATGGTAACAACAGCAACACCCGCAGAAACCAGAGCTTTACTTGAAAACATCACCTGGCAAACATTTAAAACTATGCTGGCTGAGATGGGTTCAAACCGCACAAACAGAATTACTTATGATCATGGAATAATAGAAATTATGACTCCACAAAAACCCCATGAAAACTCAAATCGTCTGATTGAGGTTTTCGTTGGGGTATTGTGTGAAGAGTTAGGATTAGAAGTTAACCGAGTTGGTTCACTAACATTAACAAGAGATGATTTAGAATATGGTGCAGAACCAGATAGCAGTTATTATATCCAAAATGAGTTATTAGTTAGAGAAAAAGAGAATATTGATTTAGCATTTGACCCACCTCCAGACTTAGTATTAGAAGTAGAATACTCCCGACCAAAAATAGATAAATTGAAGCTTTATGCTGCGATGGGAATTCCTGAATTTTGGCGTTTTAATGGAACTACATTAAGAATTTACACTCTTACAAACAAGCAATATTCAGAAACTCAAATCAGCCCCACTTTTGCACCTATCTCAATCAAAGAAATTCCCCGATTTATCGAAGAAAGTAAAAAGATTGGACAAATAGCCGCAACTCGCGTTTTCCGTAGTTGGGTTAGACTTCCATTAAATGAATAA
- the hslO gene encoding Hsp33 family molecular chaperone HslO has product MADQLIRATAADGGIRAVGVITTRLTEEARMRHQLSYVATAALGRTMSAGLLMASSMKRVGSRVNVRVKGDGPLGGILVDAGLDGTVRGYVGNPTVELPPNAKGKLDVGGAVGNGYLYIVRDIGYGYPYSSTVELVSGEIGDDVAHYLVTSEQTPSALVVGVFVGLGGVTASGGILVQVLPKAARDEALVAKLESRVSQLSGFTPLLQAGKTLTEILGDLLGDMGLNIFPESQMLRFHCGCSFDKVLGALKILGEAELQDMIIKDDGAEATCDFCGKVYQASSDHLAQLIVDLQAESSG; this is encoded by the coding sequence ATGGCGGATCAGTTAATTCGCGCTACAGCAGCCGATGGGGGAATTCGTGCAGTAGGTGTGATCACCACACGCTTAACAGAAGAAGCACGAATGCGGCATCAGCTTTCTTATGTAGCTACAGCTGCACTAGGGAGAACTATGTCAGCCGGTTTATTAATGGCTTCTAGTATGAAGCGTGTTGGGTCTAGGGTCAATGTCAGGGTCAAAGGTGATGGTCCTTTAGGTGGTATATTAGTAGATGCAGGCTTAGATGGCACGGTACGCGGTTATGTAGGAAATCCAACAGTAGAATTACCTCCTAATGCTAAAGGTAAACTAGATGTTGGCGGTGCTGTAGGTAATGGCTATCTGTATATTGTTCGAGATATCGGCTATGGTTATCCTTACTCTAGTACAGTAGAACTGGTTTCTGGTGAAATTGGCGATGATGTTGCTCATTACCTGGTAACTTCAGAACAAACTCCTTCAGCTTTGGTTGTGGGTGTGTTTGTGGGATTAGGTGGCGTTACAGCATCTGGGGGTATACTAGTACAAGTATTACCCAAAGCGGCTAGAGATGAAGCCTTAGTGGCAAAGCTAGAATCCAGAGTTTCTCAATTATCGGGGTTTACGCCATTATTACAAGCTGGAAAGACGTTAACTGAAATTTTGGGTGATCTACTGGGAGATATGGGTTTGAACATATTTCCAGAAAGCCAGATGCTACGCTTCCATTGTGGTTGCTCCTTTGATAAGGTGCTAGGGGCGCTCAAGATATTGGGAGAAGCAGAACTGCAAGACATGATTATTAAAGATGACGGTGCGGAAGCAACTTGTGATTTTTGTGGCAAAGTTTACCAAGCTAGTAGCGATCATCTGGCTCAACTAATTGTTGATTTGCAGGCTGAATCTTCTGGCTAA
- a CDS encoding universal stress protein, whose amino-acid sequence MLKTILVALDSSEIADRVIKALNHLVLSSNTKVILCHVFPTADSEIELPADRPHPESPNVCYLHIEKNLQSYQKQLSFPSEIELVNGDPAVEIVRLANIHKADLVVIGSRGLTGMKRIVQGSVSTQVMEEANCSVLVVKTAK is encoded by the coding sequence GTGTTAAAAACTATTTTAGTAGCTCTGGATAGCTCGGAAATTGCAGATCGAGTAATTAAGGCTTTAAATCATTTGGTACTGTCATCGAACACCAAAGTTATTCTTTGTCATGTATTTCCTACGGCAGACTCAGAAATAGAATTACCCGCTGATCGTCCTCACCCTGAGTCACCTAATGTTTGTTATTTACATATTGAAAAAAATCTGCAATCTTACCAAAAACAGTTGTCATTTCCAAGTGAAATAGAACTGGTTAATGGTGATCCTGCTGTTGAAATCGTGCGACTAGCCAACATTCATAAAGCAGATTTAGTTGTGATTGGTAGTCGTGGTTTAACAGGAATGAAAAGAATTGTTCAAGGTTCTGTTAGTACTCAAGTGATGGAAGAAGCTAATTGTTCAGTTTTGGTGGTGAAAACAGCCAAGTAA
- the rpsT gene encoding 30S ribosomal protein S20: MANTKSALKRAEIAERNRLRNKSYKSAVKTLMKKYFGAVELYKANPTPELKQAVDARMSEAYSKIDKAVKRGVLHPNNGARKKSTLAHRLKPLNV, encoded by the coding sequence GTGGCGAATACAAAATCTGCTCTTAAACGCGCCGAAATCGCAGAACGTAACCGACTGCGTAACAAATCATACAAATCAGCAGTAAAGACGCTGATGAAAAAGTACTTTGGTGCTGTTGAACTCTATAAAGCTAATCCTACCCCAGAACTAAAGCAAGCAGTGGATGCCCGGATGTCCGAAGCTTATAGCAAAATTGATAAAGCTGTAAAGCGCGGTGTACTTCATCCCAACAACGGGGCTAGAAAGAAATCAACATTAGCTCATAGACTTAAACCACTTAACGTTTAG
- the crtD gene encoding C-3',4' desaturase CrtD: protein MPSLSLNKNQSRVIVVGAGIGGLTAGALLAHRGYSVLILDQALVPGGCASTFKRQGFTFDVGATQVAGLEPGGIHHRIFSELGIELPAATPCDPACAVYLPGESTPINVWRDSQKWQEERQKQFPGSEAFWQLLATLFNASWEFQGRDPVLPPRNLWDLGQLIQAVRPSTFITAPFTLFTVGDALRLCGLGNDSRLRTFLDLQLKLYSQVSAEETALLYAATALSVSQLPQGLFHLQGSMQILSDRLLFALERDGGKLLMRHTVEKINVENGKANAVVIKNQKTGETWTESADHVVANVTVQNLVELLGENAPSGYKQRVAKLPPASGAFVVYLGVDKSAIPADCPPHLQFLYDANGPIGENNSLFVSVSHEGDGRAPEGKATIIASSFVDFTPWWNTQDYEGLKQKFTQDAISKLSQYFYLKPETIIYVEAATPKTFAHFTGRESGIVGGIGQRIPTFGPFGFANRTPINNLWLVGDSTHPGEGTAGVSYSALTVVRQIQAQG, encoded by the coding sequence ATGCCTAGTCTTTCCCTTAACAAAAATCAATCCCGCGTCATCGTCGTTGGTGCGGGTATAGGTGGACTTACCGCCGGCGCATTATTAGCCCATAGAGGTTATAGCGTCTTAATTCTCGATCAGGCTTTAGTTCCCGGTGGTTGCGCTTCCACATTTAAACGTCAAGGCTTTACCTTTGATGTGGGTGCAACTCAAGTTGCAGGGTTAGAACCTGGAGGAATTCATCACCGCATTTTCTCAGAATTAGGAATTGAGTTACCAGCAGCAACGCCTTGTGACCCGGCTTGTGCGGTTTATCTTCCTGGGGAGTCTACACCGATTAATGTCTGGCGTGATTCTCAAAAATGGCAGGAAGAACGCCAAAAACAGTTTCCTGGTAGTGAAGCTTTTTGGCAATTATTAGCAACTTTATTTAATGCTAGTTGGGAATTTCAAGGACGTGATCCTGTTTTACCACCGCGTAATTTATGGGATTTAGGACAATTAATCCAAGCGGTGCGTCCGAGTACTTTCATAACTGCACCTTTCACATTATTTACTGTGGGGGATGCTTTACGGTTATGTGGTTTAGGGAATGATTCTCGACTACGGACGTTTTTGGATTTACAACTCAAGTTGTATTCTCAGGTTAGTGCGGAAGAAACGGCTTTGCTTTATGCGGCTACAGCTTTGAGTGTATCTCAATTACCCCAAGGATTGTTTCATCTCCAGGGTAGTATGCAAATTTTGAGCGATCGCTTACTATTTGCCTTAGAACGAGACGGTGGTAAGTTATTAATGCGCCACACCGTCGAAAAAATCAACGTTGAAAATGGCAAAGCTAACGCCGTAGTTATTAAAAATCAGAAAACTGGCGAAACTTGGACAGAATCAGCAGATCATGTAGTTGCTAACGTCACTGTCCAGAATTTAGTAGAATTATTGGGAGAAAATGCTCCATCTGGATATAAACAAAGAGTAGCCAAACTCCCCCCAGCTTCCGGTGCATTCGTGGTTTATTTGGGTGTAGACAAAAGTGCGATTCCTGCTGATTGTCCGCCTCATCTACAATTTTTATATGATGCTAATGGACCGATTGGGGAGAATAATTCTCTGTTTGTGTCTGTGAGTCATGAAGGAGATGGCCGCGCACCAGAGGGAAAAGCCACAATTATTGCTTCTTCTTTTGTTGATTTTACTCCCTGGTGGAATACTCAAGATTATGAAGGGTTAAAACAAAAATTTACCCAAGATGCAATATCTAAACTTTCGCAATATTTCTATTTAAAGCCAGAAACTATCATTTATGTAGAAGCTGCCACACCTAAAACTTTTGCTCATTTTACCGGCAGAGAAAGCGGTATTGTTGGTGGTATTGGTCAAAGAATTCCTACTTTTGGTCCCTTTGGTTTTGCTAATCGTACACCTATTAATAATTTGTGGTTAGTTGGTGATTCAACTCATCCAGGAGAAGGAACTGCGGGGGTGAGTTATTCAGCTTTGACGGTAGTTAGGCAAATTCAAGCTCAAGGGTAA
- a CDS encoding EcsC family protein, whose product MTIVSVPGDANDNDPIKKLLDWIVNVGINGFSVLPAAKKVAEDHLSACGYDKDKAINSIIAWRTAYAAGTGFVTGLGGLATLPITIPASLASSYALAANTAAAIASVRGYDIESDQVRTFVLLALLGDSTLEVMKTVGVNLGTKLTKSLISQIPGKVLIEINKKVGFRLITKAGEKGVVNLMKLVPIVGGVVGAGFDGTFVNKCGNAAKNLFN is encoded by the coding sequence ATGACTATAGTTTCAGTTCCCGGAGATGCCAATGATAATGACCCAATTAAGAAACTTCTAGATTGGATAGTTAATGTAGGGATAAATGGTTTTAGTGTTTTACCAGCAGCCAAGAAAGTTGCTGAAGATCATCTATCTGCGTGTGGATACGATAAAGATAAAGCTATAAATTCAATAATTGCTTGGAGAACAGCCTATGCTGCTGGTACTGGATTTGTAACCGGATTAGGCGGTTTAGCTACTTTACCTATAACTATACCTGCAAGTTTAGCATCATCTTACGCTTTAGCTGCTAATACTGCTGCTGCCATAGCAAGTGTAAGAGGTTATGATATTGAATCGGATCAAGTTCGTACTTTTGTACTTCTGGCATTACTGGGGGACTCAACTTTAGAAGTTATGAAGACAGTGGGTGTTAATCTAGGAACAAAACTCACAAAATCACTGATTAGTCAAATACCGGGAAAAGTATTAATAGAAATTAATAAAAAAGTTGGTTTTAGGTTAATTACTAAAGCAGGAGAGAAAGGAGTTGTCAATTTAATGAAGTTAGTCCCTATAGTTGGAGGTGTAGTTGGAGCGGGCTTTGATGGCACATTTGTTAATAAATGTGGTAATGCAGCAAAGAATCTATTTAATTAG
- a CDS encoding DUF29 domain-containing protein, which yields MKTEAKLTLYETDFNLWLEQTAILLQEGKLEQLDIENLLEEIEGMSRKEKDALESNLIRVIQHLLKWHYQIEKRSPSWSYSIFEHSRRLNKAFKNSPSLKGHFDAVFEECYYEACKAAAVETQLPLVTFPESCPFTKSDVLEVNVDDYLIE from the coding sequence ATGAAAACAGAAGCTAAGTTAACCCTCTACGAAACTGACTTTAATCTCTGGTTAGAACAAACCGCGATTCTCCTGCAAGAAGGCAAATTAGAACAATTAGATATTGAAAATTTACTTGAAGAAATTGAAGGGATGAGTCGCAAAGAAAAAGATGCTTTAGAAAGTAATCTAATTCGGGTAATTCAACATTTACTTAAGTGGCATTATCAAATAGAAAAACGCTCTCCCAGTTGGTCTTATAGTATTTTTGAGCACTCTCGCAGACTAAATAAAGCTTTTAAAAATAGTCCTAGTTTGAAGGGTCACTTTGATGCTGTATTTGAAGAATGTTACTATGAAGCCTGCAAAGCGGCTGCTGTTGAAACCCAACTCCCTTTAGTTACTTTTCCTGAATCATGTCCCTTTACCAAGTCTGATGTTTTGGAAGTTAATGTTGATGATTATTTAATAGAATAA